From the Lolium rigidum isolate FL_2022 chromosome 2, APGP_CSIRO_Lrig_0.1, whole genome shotgun sequence genome, one window contains:
- the LOC124690386 gene encoding cyclin-F2-2-like encodes MDDFVRNHDLVDGTLHHAVAYVDRVLSVRAMRKHTDHELRLLAAPTIFVSAKYEDGQRTLAKLDPDKISWYVGGSATREEVLDVERRMVVALGYQLGGPTAHTFVSRFTKHAQGEEELKIQRMAHRLADESLRNYACLGHLPSVVASSAIFLARSALLNLPDVPAWSSEIQELTGYDVTNLAGCLHAMRPVAHL; translated from the exons ATGGACGACTTCGTCCGGAACCACGACCTCGTCGACGGCACGCTCCACCACGCCGTGGCCTACGTCGACCGTGTCCTGTCGGTGCGAGCCATGAGGAAGCATACCGACCACGAGCTCCGCCTCCTGG CTGCGCCAACAATCTTCGTGTCCGCCAAGTACGAGGACGGCCAGCGCACCTTGGCGAAGCTGGACCCCGACAAGATCTCCTGGTACGTCGGCGGGTCCGCCACGAGGGAGGAGGTGCTCGACGTGGAGCGCCGCATGGTGGTGGCGCTCGGGTACCAGCTCGGCGGCCCCACGGCGCACACCTTCGTCAGCCGCTTCACCAAGCACGCCcaaggagaggaggagctgaAGATCCAGCGAATGGCGCATCGGCTCGCCGACGAGTCCCTGCGCAACTACGCCTGCCTCGGGCACCTGCCATCCGTCGTGGCGTCGTCTGCAATCTTCCTGGCGAGGTCTGCGCTGCTCAACCTGCCGGACGTACCGGCGTGGAGCTCGGAGATACAGGAGCTCACGGGGTACGACGTCACGAACTTGGCCGGATGCCTGCATGCTATGCGCCCAGTCGCTCACTTGTGA
- the LOC124690387 gene encoding telomere length regulation protein TEL2 homolog, with the protein MWSCAQKDGASRNARGHAAVLEPLSGRCCYCPDLWGNPAYDPTIPCGTCGSGWSTTYGLWRRACFLQKDQNPPQPLERSRPRLFPLLSPLLLMAANAAAAASPEGGGGGARLEAVAMDKVAEAADAVAAASTAGEVVRAIHAVAVLLFPVDSATVAGTVDEPFRSQITSVVSLTHDERESWRRAFYHGPAFPTMSKILLGNIALKWLRQIRSSTRKEIYDSFFVRGPPTEVIQALVPALSQNEGSKEDHNIFCLNIERILVLCLIENKGVCQIVEEFTFSNKQDDGILNPEKSTFISRVAQLLASIPDKATMGAASALTSSSFFKSVVSQLLVRAEEAAIESSADKDGNEQGVLSPVFLFVGQVLSRISRRGSTGVLVAELIPMIRNHLQRCVASDRKTIIPDMVKNVSQSRFWFNVVEALRDQHSIERLTEEMLLQLASQHISDEEAYWILWTLFNQSIMHMTVMRAMFIDKFLLWKTFPLCCLRWILHYAVFEFPPNSVMETQIQKTSNFIVTLQTLVSIWSKKEFVQSYSVEQQAYITAAIGLCLENMSKRELEMTKDVLNCILQGVTCRLESPIDLVRKMASAVALTFSKIVDPKNPLYLDDDCSENVDWEFGVLSPKRIKAPSHDVELGSKSKPCSRDENRRNAGEKKAKAIRHDISDNRVKIVEIKSLDSDEMSGAATNFEEHCDEESMDIDASSDSSLEPYDLSDDDTDLQKNFTHLSDLAAALRKPDDLDGVERALSSAEKLVRASPDELRHNAGDLVQALVHVRCSDAAMEGEEDSAEEKRQKALVALLVTNPFESLDVLTKLLYSSSVDISQRILVIDVMTEAAQELAETKIINKQQRHGNLISDTSPSWLVPSDRGPLGASPWREVSEPGSLLSWSHRYEREVPSRSGQVKSGKSRKWGLRKAKDLQVEGSKNKFPLYAAAFMLPVMQGYDKRRHGVDLLNRDFVVLGKLIYMLGVCMKCMAMHPEASALAPALLDMIGSREISQHAEAYVRRSVLFAASCILIALHPSYVASILIEGNRDISTGLEWIRTWALQIAEADPDTECTSMAMNCLRLHSEMVLQTSRSLESAEHSKAGTRALSSKLDNIIIPFANMM; encoded by the exons ATGTGGTCGTGCGCACAAAAGGATGGTGCCTCCCGTAATGCGAGAGGACATGCCGCCGTGCTAGAACCACTGTCGGGGAGGTGCTGCTACTGCCCGGACCTGTGGGGCAACCCCGCCTATGACCCAACCATCCCATGTGGGACATGTGGCTCGGGTTGGAGCACGACCTATGGGTTGTGGCGCCGCGCCTGCTTC CTCCAAAAGGACCAAAACCCCCCGCAACCCCTCGAACGCTCTCGTCCTCGCCTGTTCCCACTTCTCTCCCCTTTGCTTCTCATGGCAGCCaacgccgcggccgcggcctccccggagggcggaggcggaggcgcgcgCCTGGAAGCCGTAGCCATGGACAAGGTGGCGGAGGCGGCCGACGCAGTCGCCGCAGCGTCCACCGCCGGCGAGGTGGTCCGCGCGATCCACGCCGTCGCCGTCCTCCTCTTCCCCGTGGACTCCGCCACCGTCGCTG GTACCGTGGACGAGCCCTTCAGAAGCCAG ATTACCAGTGTTGTCAGCCTCACCCATGATGAAAGGGAGTCTTGGAGGCGCGCTTTTTATCATGGCCCAGCATTTCCTACCATGTCTAAGATATTACTTGGCA ATATTGCTTTGAAGTGGCTACGGCAGATCCGCAGCTCTACGAGAAAAGAAATCTACGATTCATTTTTTGTCAGAGGTCCTCCTACTGAAGTGATTCAGGCTCTTGTTCCAGCTTTATCTCAAAATGAAGGCTCTAAGGAGGATCATAACATTTTCTGTTTGAACATTGAAAG GATATTAGTTCTATGCTTGATTGAGAATAAGGGGGTGTGCCAGATTGTTGAAGAGTTTACCTTTTCCAATAAGCAAGATGATGGCATTCTCAACCCAGAAAAATCGACTTTCATCTCAAGGGTTGCACAATTACTTGCATCTATTCCAGATAAAGCAACAATGGGAGCCGCATCTGCTCTTACATCATC ATCATTCTTCAAGAGTGTTGTCAGCCAACTTCTTGTTCGAGCTGAAGAAGCAGCTATCGAGTCATCTGCTGACAAAGATGGCAATGAACAGGGTGTGCTAAGTCCCGTGTTCCTCTTTGTGGGTCAAGTGCTATCGCGTATTAGCCGTCGTGGGTCTACTG GCGTTTTAGTTGCTGAATTGATTCCTATGATCCGTAATCATTTACAGAGATGTGTCGCATCAGATCGTAAGACGATAATTCCTGACATGGTCAAGAATGTTTCTCAGTCTCGATTTTGGTTCAATGTGGTTGAAGCATTGAGAGATcaacattctattgaaagattgacTGAAGAGATGTTGCTCCAACTCGCATCACAACATATAAGTGATGAAGAAGCTTACTGGATTTTGTGGACGCTGTTTAATcagagtatcatgcatatgactgTTATGAG GGCAATGTTTATTGACAAATTTTTGCTCTGGAAAACATTTCCTTTATGCTGCCTGAGATGGATTCTTCACTATGCTGTCTTTGAGTTTCCACCAAATTCAGTCATGGAAACTCAGATTCAAAAGACATCAAACTTCATAGTTACATTGCAAACCTTAGTTAGTATTTGGTCCAAGAAAGAGTTTGTTCAGTCATATTCAGTGGAGCAACAAGCTT ATATCACTGCAGCAATAGGGTTATGTTTGGAGAACATGTCAAAAAGAGAATTAGAGATGACTAAAGATGTATTGAATTGTATTCTTCAAGGAGTAACCT GTAGGTTAGAGAGCCCAATTGATTTAGTCCGGAAGATGGCCAGTGCCGTTGCATTGACATTTTCTAAAATTGTTGATCCGAAAAATCCTCTTTACCTTGATGACGACTGTTCTGAGAATGTTGACTGGGAGTTCGGGGTTCTTTCCCCAAAGAGGATCAAAGCTCCTTCACATGATGTAGAACTTGGAAGCAAATCAAAACCATGTTCACGTGATGAGAACAGGAGAAATGCTGGTGAGAAAAAGGCAAAGGCTATCAGGCATGATATTTCAGACAACAGAGTAAAAATCGTAGAGATCAAATCATTAGATTCTGATGAAATGTCTGGTGCTGCTACAAATTTTGAGGAACACTGTGATGAGGAAAGCATGGACATTGATGCTTCCAGTGATTCCTCGCTGGAGCCATATGATCTATCAGATGATGACACAGATTTGCAGAAGAATTTCACACATCTAAGTGATCTTGCTGCTGCACTACGAAAACCTGACGATCTGGATGGT GTTGAAAGAGCTCTTAGTTCTGCTGAAAAACTTGTGAGAGCATCACCTGATGAATTGCGCCACAACGCAGGCGACCTTGTTCAAGCACTGGTGCATGTACGTTGTTCtgatgctgcaatggaaggcgaggAAGATTCTGCTGAAGAAAAGCGACAGAAGGCATTAGTCGCCTTGCTGGTAACCAACCCATTTGAATCATTAGATGTTCTGACCAAATTGCTATATTCATCGAGTGTGGATATAAGTCAGCGTATTTTAGTTATCGATGTTATGACTGAGGCAGCGCAGGAGCTTGCTGAAACTAAAATTATAAATAAACAACAGCGGCATGGGAACTTAATTTCTGATACTTCCCCGTCCTGGTTGGTTCCTAGTGACAGAGGACCTCTTGGCGCAAGCCCTTGGAGAGAGGTCTCAGAACCAGGATCACTTTTGAGTTGGTCACACCGTTATGAAAGAGAAGTTCCATCTAGATCAGGTCAGGTTAAATCAGGAAAATCTCGCAAATGGGGTCTCAGGAAAGCAAAAGATTTGCAGGTGGAGGGGTCAAAAAACAAATTTCCTTTGTATGCTGCTGCATTTATGCTCCCTGTTATGCAAGGATATGACAAAAGAAGACATGGGGTGGACCTGCTCAATCGGGACTTTGTTGTCCTCGGTAAATTGATATACATGCTTGGTGTCTGTATGAAGTGCATGGCCATGCATCCGGAAGCATCAGCTCTTGCCCCAGCTCTTCTGGATATGATAGGATCTAG gGAGATTTCGCAGCATGCTGAAGCATATGTGAGAAGGTCTGTGTTGTTTGCAGCTTCTTGTATATTGATTGCTTTGCACCCGTCGTATGTGGCATCCATTCTTATAGAAGGCAACCGGGACATTTCTACTGGTTTAGAATGGATACGCACATGGGCCTTGCAAATTGCTGAAGCTGATCCTGATACAGAGTGCACATCG ATGGCCATGAACTGCCTGCGACTACACTCCGAGATGGTCCTTCAGACATCACGCTCTTTGGAATCTGCGGAACATTCGAAGGCTGGCACCAGGGCCCTATCTTCTAAGCTTGATAACATTATAATACCATTTGCAAACATGATGTAG